The genomic region CCTTTTAGAAAATGGTTGTTCGTGGCGTTATTATAACGCCGATTTATTGGAGGAGTCCATTCCATCACTTGCAGCAGACGGCTCCGGCCTGTCACGGTCCTTGCTTGGGCAAGGCCCGCGCTAGGAAAGCCCGCGGCTGAACCGATGGATGCTAGACCGGAATGAAATTGCAATATCACCTAAGGAGTAATTTATAAATGGAAAACCTTCATTACACGTTCGCTGGAATTTTGTTTGTTTGGGCTTTAATAACAGTAGTATTTACACAAAGATCCTTGAGGGCAGAGGGGACAAAATCCCCAATAATTAATTATCCAAATCGAGATGCTTCTGAATTATTAAATATATTTGAAAAAAGATACAATGCTTACCTTGAAGAAAAAAAACGACTTGAGCGATTGATTATAATACAAGCATCACTTATTGGTATCACAGCTTCTCAAATATTTCAGCCAACAAAGATAGCTACATTTAATCTTTTCAACATCAATCTTCCTATTGTAGCATTCAGTTTAATGGTGCCCTTTATGTTGCTTTATGTTTGGGGACGGTTTGGGATAACTCTCGACACTTTAATTGATACACGTCTTTCATTGAATGTTCTTTTAAAGAAATTGGATGATCCTAAGATAGGTGCCGATTCGTTACGACCTACCCTGCGAGACAATGGAGTGGTTGACTCTTATCTTGCATACTATAGCCCGGAAAACTTAGATCGACCGGAGAAAGAACCACAATGGTTGAGCAAATTATATATGCCCTTTTTTGGAGTTTTCTTCTCTGCTGCGCATAGTTCGATATTTTGTATATTATGGAAACAAATAGAACGGTGGTCAGATTGGAGATCATACTACTTTGGTATCATTCTTTTTGTATTTTTTGGTTTCTTTATTACCATTACTCATTATCATTTTGGATTCCGGCGTGGATCTGGAAGTACCAGTACGGCAATAGTGATTTTAACCTTTATAATAAGTATTATATTTATTTTGGTACCTAAATTATTGAGATCGTGATGTATTCGGTCTAACTCTCGTAGCAGCCGTCGGAGTCTTCTCTGTCACGGCCCCTGCGGGGCAGGGCCCGCGCCAGGCAGCCCACAGCTATAACGATTTGTTAGGCCCTATAGAAAGTAAACTGGGGACAACAAATAAGGAGCTAGTATCATAGAAAAGAGATTTCGATATATTTTTATACCAGTTTTTCTCCTAGTTGCAGCGGCATCCGCTACTGCTATCGGCAGTCTTCTTGTCAGGCACTACAGCGGGCAGCAACTGACGGATTTGTGTTCTAGCCTTCAGATCATCATTTTCGTGTTCACGGCATCGGCTGGATTTCTTGCTCTCATAAAATACTGGCGGTCTGTTGAAGCTGAGCTTGAACAGAAACGATGGGAAAAACTCAAACATCTTGAAAACAGCTTTCAGAGATTCAGAGATCACCATCTTGCAGTAATCCAAGCATTCGATTACCCACATATTTTACGCGAGAAATACCTTCCGCTCTGCGAAAAGGCAATGGCATATGACGAAACAGGGCCAGAAAATCAAGCTTCAATGGTGACAATTGATGAGATGGACAGTATCCGAGAGTTTGACGATTTCCTAGAGTTCTTTGAGAACATTTTCTTTGCGCTCGACCGTCGCCTTGTTGATGTCTCGGACTTGCTCGTATTTCTTAGGTATTACATTTTTCTTCTTGGTGATGCGTACTTCGATCCTAGTGATGAGCGTCTGAAGCACTACGTTGACCAGTATTACTGCAATATCTCCTCCTTTTTAGAGTTGGTTGAGAAAGAGCTCAAGGGCGAATCCGACCACTTAATGAACAGGAATTTTGAGAACTATCCGCGAAGATAGATGGAGTGAATGACTAACCATTTGGAAATAGAGAGAAATAATTTGGGCAAGTGACTTAATTAAGATAAGATTTATAGGCAAGCATACCAATAGGATAAACTTGGCCAAACTATCGGATGCAATTGATGGCTCTGGCAGGGGCCCGCGCCAGTCCATCCCGCAGATGAAGCTAACGTTAAGTGTTTTGTGGTGAAAGGGTTTATATGGCAACAAAAGTATTCATAAGTTGGTCAGGTGATTTGAGTCATAAACTAGCAGAAGCTGTTAGGCAATGGTTGCCAGGCGTTCTTCAATAAAAGATCGGGGAATCTGGAAATTTATAGTAATTCTGAGTTACATAAAAAAGAGATGATGAGGGATAGTATTGACGATGACTAAGAAGCAACCTAACTACTGCCTGGATCAACCGGAATCTACCAGGTTACAGCTTTTGTGGAGGTATATCTTCCTGCATGGAGATCTACAACCAATTCGAAGGTTATTATCGGTACGTAGAGAAATGCAGCTGGAGGTGTAGTATGGAGAAAAAAGCTGTAATTCTGATGCCATTTAAAAATAACGACAATGAGATGGTCTACGATTATGTGATCGAACCTTCTTTGCGCGAATGTGGATATTCAGTCTATAAAGCAGATGAAGTTTGTCGTACCGGAGATATTGCAGTCGAAGTCATAAGTCAAATTGTAGATGCTGATCTTGTAATTGTGGAGACAACTGAAGCAAATCCTAACGTGTATTATGAGCTTGGCATATGTCATACACTGGGAAAGAACACAATACCTATAGCACGGGGACTGGATAGAGTTCCATTTTACATGAAGCAGCAACGTATTCTTACGTACGAATCGAAGTCAAAAGAAAGTCATATGGCTTTACGAAGAGAGTTTCTTGACTGGATCAATGAGATTAATTCCGGCTGCAAGGTAGCGGGCAATCCTGTGGAACTGGCCGAAGGGAGCTTGCCAAAACTTCTGGGGCGCGTAAATGAGGAGATGAAACGTCTTCAGGATCAACGTCGAAGAAGTGAGGCGTTTAACAAATTTATAGCAAATGGGCCTCGATATATGGAAGCAAGCGATGGAGTAACTGATGATATCGCTAGGCTTATTGTACAGAGTGAGCCTCAGGTTAGTGGAGTAACGGTTGCGGCAGTGCTTGGTACGAGTGCGATCGGTAAATCAAGGCTTAGTGAAAGGCTTGTAAATAGAATAGCTGACCTTGGGTCCGGAAAGACTGTATCTGTACTTGGAACTGATTGCTATATGCTCTCTCGTGCCGAGAAGTTGGCTAAGGGAGTGCTCGGTTTCGATCCGGAATCGCATCGCCTTGATGAGATGTATGAGGACATAATGACGCTAATAGGAGGATCTGCAATTGAAGTATGTCCGTACGATCACTCAATCGGAGACAGGGGCAAAGTTATAACGATACAACCTCCTAATGTGATTATCGTCGAGGGAGTCCATGCGTTTTTCCATCGACTTGTACCTCATACAGAAGGACTAAGATTTTTCATGCATGCTGATGAAGATACGGCGAAAGAACTTAAATTCCTTGTCGATTTCCTTGAACGTGGTTACGAGTTAAGAGAAGCCTTTTCACATGCGGATAGAGAATATAGGTCCTATGAGAGGCATACTCTAGCATTGGTAGGTCAAGCAAATTACATAATCGAAGTTAAGGATTACTGGGATTTTGTAGGTCCAATTCCTATGTCGGACTGGAGAGTTGGACGAAGATCAATCTAAAAAGTTATTGATAAGCGAAGGATTCTCTAGCCGGTTTCCTGTTTTAAAATGAAAGGAGCAGCATAATGGGCGAAAATAAAAGGGAAAACATAATGGTCGAGCTGGTATTCAGGAATATTAAAGTCACGCATGGCAACGATGTCTATACTGACATGGAGATTAATCCTGGAGATGCAGACTTGTTACAGGTTTATGCGGATTTTCCGGGAAATTTACGTCTGTATCATCAAAACTTTGTAAGTGGAAATGCCATCAGGCAGACCAACTTTCATTTGAAGACAAGAAGACCGGTATTTCAGTTCACGAAAGGGAATAAGATCGTCGCCAGAGTGCAGATTGATTTTCAACCAGGAAGCGCAAGGATACTCGGTATTTGTGAAGGCAAGGTGTCAGTAAGATAGAGGCTATAAACAGATATCTAATACATGATGCATTTTGTTGAATCAAAGAACATTTATGATATATATCGCGAAATTAAATCCCCGATAAACCTGTTTGTTGGTGCCGGCATTTCCGTTCCAGAACCTTCTTGTTTGCCGCTTACATTGGGAATTGCTAAATCAATTCTGAGAATGGATTGGTTCGGGGGTGACGAACGATTTCCAGTTGAAGATGACAATTTGATCCAAAGAATAGCAAAGAAAGTCAGAATGGAACATTTGTTATCCATTTATCATAAGTGGAGGGGGCATGATCCAGGAAATCTGATTACCCAGTTTGGAGAAGCTCGACCTAATTACTACCACAAAAAAATCGCTCAACTTGTTAAAGAGGAAATTGTACAAAGAATATTCACGACCAATTTTGATTTATGCCTGGAAAAAGCATTCCGGGATGAAGAAATACCCTTCCAGCAGATTATTGACCGCGAAGATTATTTAAATCCTGATAAAAATAAAATACAGATTGTCAAACTGCATGGCTCTGTCGTCCTGAGTGAAGGGAAATATTTTACGAAAGGTTTAATAACGACACTGGAATCCATTTCACGGGAAATACCTGTCTGGAAAGCTTCGTGTTTATCGAAAAACATTGAAGAAAATGGATTGGTTTGTATTGGATATAGTGGAAATGATTCATTCGATATAAATCCCGTATTAAGAGCAGGCAGGAATTCAAAAATTGCCTGGGTGTTTCGCAGACAACCTGATCCAGAGGACTACAGGGAAGCAATCCAGACGTTGGAGATGTCCCCGAAGTCACAAGCTATTGTGTCAGATATACCCACTTTTCTAGGCGAAAAACAAAAGCTTAAAATGCCTGAAAATGACTTCGCTTTTAAACCAGTAGTGAACCTTTCCGAGAGATTTCATCCTTCAATTGTTTTGGGCAAAATATTGGAAGAATCAGGAGAATATGAAGAAGCGAAGGAATACTATCTGAATGTCATTACGCTGTCGACAGGGAGCAATTATTGGATGGTTGAGATATTGGATTTACAAAGATCATGGGCAGTCTGCTATTATGAGACCGGTGATTATGATAAGACTCTTGAATTGTTATCAGTTGGTCAGATGATGTTGCTTGATTACAAGAAAAGAGTATCAGAAAAAAAGGGTGGAATTCTTCCAGCAGAGAAGATGTTGATCCTGGAAGAGGAACTCTTATATGGCGAAGAATTCATGGTAACTTATAAAATGCTCAATAACATGGAAAAAGTACAATCCATGGAAAAAACTCTGTTTAAAACTTTGAATGAATTGGAAAAATTGTCTGGCCCGCAGACCACGCACAGATCCCGCCTGCTGTTTAATAGCATTTCAGTAGATTTTCACCTTGTGGAGACTCTGGGCAAAACAGATTTTGTTGAAGCGAAAGAGTATCTTGAAAACAGTCTTGAAATGAAGAAAGAGATCGGGGATCTGATAGGTACGATATTGGTATTAGGGAAGCTGAGCATTATTAATCTGTACCTGGGGGATATACCGGCAGCTCAGGATGTCCTGCTAAAGTGTATTGTTACTATCAGAAAGGCAAATACATATGTCGCGACAGATTTTCCCCAAAAGATAAAATCGATATTATCAGTGGTATTCTTTCAGCATTTTACTGCCGGGTATTGTCCGGTGAATACCAGGGTGAGATGGGATACGATTGATAAAAAACTCATGCAAAAATTTGAGAATTCTCTAAATGATCTGTTGTTCAATATACCTGTCGAAAATCTAGATAGAAAGGGCTTCATAGAGTTTATCGAAAGAGAAAGCGATTTGAATCATATTCTGCGATCGATCAGAAATTCTGTCTTAAGAAAGGATAATTTATTAAAAGATGAGGTAGATGAATTCGTCAGAAAGTATGGAATATCTGTAATTACGCCAGATGACAAGATTCTTCAATATCGTGCAGTTCTTGAAATAATGAATCCTGAAGATACGAATGGTTACTATGCCACAAAATATGGGCAGTGGGAGGCGATCGGTTCACAATATGAAAAGGCAGGAGATTACTTTCAAGCTGCGGCAAGTTATCAAAATGCTCTTGATGGTGCTGAAAATATGATGATTGATATAATGTTCACTCAAGTTGTAAAAGATCATGGGATAGAATATCTTAAGCAAGCAATTGATCGAGTTTCTTCAAAAATAGGGATGTCTGGAATGTGATGATATTCGCCTGCCCCCCCTTGACCGACCTGCCAAAAAACGATATACTAGAAACAGGTATAAATCACTAAATTATCATGAAAGGAACTGACAGGGAAGATTGCTAATGATCTCTGAAAAACCATCTCGCCTTTCCGGGCGATCTGCCTCTGACGCGAGCCTCGGGCCGTGCCTCTATCTCCCTGCCGGCAGGGGGGAAGCGTCATGAAAGTCCGATCGAGTTCGCTCGTTATAACAGGCATCTTCATCTTTATCATCATCTTCATGCCCCTGACCTGCGCCAGGGGGCAGGTGCTGAGCCTTTGGGCGAACGAGCAGAGGACAGCAGCTTGCGTCACTGGCGTACCGGTCATGGCGCCTTATGATATCTACGTTTTTCTCGACCCGGGGGCCGGAGGGGCGATGGCGGTCGAATACCGGATCGACAGCCCGCCAGGGACACACTCGATTATCGGCACGGAGAACGGCGATTTCATCTCCTGCTCGATGGGAGACCCCTTTCTGGAAGGAGTATCCCTCGCGTTCAGCACATGCCAGATAGATCCCGTATGCCTTCAGAAGCTCACAGTGCTTCCGCTGTCGGCCGATGTCGCGTATTTCAACTTTGCCCCACACGCAGATACCGGCCTGCTCGCTGTGGCGACCTGCGAAAGCGGGTATCCGAAAGAAGCGGCAAGCGCCTTAAATCAATTCGTCTTCAACTACTGCGAGCATACGCCTCCCTATATATCGGCGATAGAAGCTTACAGCCCGATATCGATAAGGGTCGATTTCAATCCCTGCGTCAACACGTGGGCTTCGCGTTCCTACTATACCCATTTCACGATGTACGATGTCTCATCTCCGGCTGATACAGCGCGGTTCATAGAGGCGTACCAGGAAGTCGATACCTCCGGAGCCCTTTACCTTGTAACGGAAGCTCCGATGGTCGAGGGCACGACATACCGCCTGGAAGCGGATGATGTCTGCTGCGACTGCAACGGGTGCGGCGATTCGTGGCTCGAATGGACTTATGGCGGAGGCTTCAGCGATCTGCCAGACCTCGATATAATAACATTCCGGACACCGGAGGTCATGCCCGATTCGTGCGCTTCGATCCCGATTGAATTCCTCGTTGTCAATAACGGCAGCGCCGCGGCGAGCGAGTTCGACATCCTTATCGAGTATTACGATTACCCCGGCATCTATCTTACACTTTTCCACGATACATACTTCGACCTCGGTCCGGGAAGCTCGGTGGGAGGCACGATATATATCGACTCGCCCGATTATCTCGACAAGCAGTTCTCTTTCCTCATAAAGACCGACACCGGTGGCGAAGTCGAGGAATGGATCGAATTCAACAACAATTACGCTTCGGCAAATCGCAGCCACAACCCGTCGATCATATCGGTGGAAGACTGCCCCGGCGACTATGGCGGAATGGTGACGCTGCGGTTCAGCTCCTCCTTTATCGATGATATTTTCTCCGGCCCGAGGGTCGATTACGAGATATACAGAAGGGACCTACTCGGCGCGGCATGGACATGCATCGACACTCTTCCCGGCACTGACGACCCCGAATACGAAGTGATCGTCGCGACCGAGGCAGATTCCACTCAGGAAGACGGCGTCGTATGGTCGGCTTTTATGGTGAATGCTCTTGTCGATTACGGAGCGGAGTCATATATGTCGTGCCCCGATTCGGGGTACTCTGTGAATGATCTCGGCGAAGTCGCCACCGCTCTAGTCTCATCTTCGCTCAGCATCGAAGGAGACCTCATCGTTCTTGCCTGGGAAGTCTCTTCGATCGATCGGCCTCAGGGGGCCGCCTTCAGGATCGAGAGATCGGAAGGGCAGGGGCCGTTCGAGATGATAGAGGACGCCGTCATCACAGCCGAAGGGATGAACTTTCGATTCAATGACAGGGATGTCGTTCCAGGAAAATCGTACAGATACAGGGTATATTCTCTCGATGGAAGCGGGGAGCGGCGGCTGCTCTTTGAGACGCAGAGCGCCTCGATCTCAGCTGCGCCGCTTGTCCTGACGCAGAACAGCCCGAATCCGTTCAACCCGTCGACAGAGATCAGGTACTGCCTCAGCGCGAGGTCATTCGTTAACCTCAATATCTACGATGTGAGCGGAAGGCTTGTCATCTGCCTGGTCAGCGAAACGGTCGGCTCCGGCTGGCATACCGCCTCGTGGAACGGGATGGATAGCGCCGGAGGCAGGGCAGCTTCGGGAATATATATATACAGGATCGAAGCGGGGAAGGAGAGGGTCTCGAAAAAGATGGTCCTTCTCCGCTGATTCAGGCCACCCGCCAGATCAAACACGCAAAAAAAACAGGGAGGTGATTTTTCACCTCCCTGTCTGTTATTTCACATTATTATTCGATCATCTTCTCCGGCCGGAGCTGCCTCCCGATGACGAAGACCTCGACGAGCTGCCTCCCGATGACGAAGACCTCGACGAAGAGCTGCTCGATGAAGACCTGGCCGTGCTGCTCGATGATGAGCTGCTCGAACTGCTCTTTCTCACCGAACTGCTCGTCTCTCTCTCGGTCTTCTTCGTCCCGCTCGATCGGGTCCTTGTCGGCGAACTGTTTTTTCTCGTCGTAGTAGAAGATTTCGAATTGGAAGAGCTCCCCGTTCTGTCTCTCGTCGTTGACGATCCGGAGCGGGTCGCGTCCCTTTCCTTGCTTCCGCCGGAGCGGCGGTCGATCGTATTGCCCCTGGTGTTCGGGTTGATCGCCGGGTCGCGGTCCCGGGTATTCGTTCTCGTCCTCGTTGTCGCGGGATCGTATGTCCGGCGGGTCGTCCTCGCGTCCCCGGCAGTTCTTACCCTGCGGGCGTCGCCGTGGATCACCTGCCGTTTGACGTCCCTGTCATAAGTCGTTCTCGTCGCCGGCCTGATTCCGGTGATGCTGGCGTCCCTGACGCGGCTGCTTACCGCCGAGCCGCCGATCGTCCTGTCGCGGACTGTGCCGGATGGGATCCTCGCGTCAGGGCTGAGAGTCTTCGTCCTTCTCGCGTCACGGCTGTCGGCGATCCTGTCCCTGCGGTTGTTCGTCCTTGTGACCATCGCGTAGTCGATCGAGCGTTTCTTGAAATCGCGGGCTCCGTACAGCGGCCTTCTGTCGCGGTGGTAATAGTCGCTGTAGCACGGATAGCCGCAGAAGCCGCCGTACCCGTACCAGCTGTTCCACGCGTAGTAGTTGTACCTGTAGTCATACCATGAGTAGAACGGAATGTGGTGATAGTAGAAATCGTTCCACCCGAAGGAGAAGTAGAACCCTCCGCCGTACCACGGATCCCAGTAGTCCCATCCCCACGGATCATAGTTGTAAGCGTACCATGACCTGTACTGCGGGTAGTAGAAACCGTACGGATAATCATAATCGGTATAATATATCGACAGGTAGACCTTGCTGTCGTCGTACGTGTCGTAATCTCCCCAGTCGTTGGAGAGATTGTCGTCGTAGTAGTTCAGCGCGTAATCGCCGTCATCCGAGTCATCCACATGCTGGATGCTGAAAAGCGGGGGGAAGGGATAGACTGGATCCTGTTCGTAGATCATCTTCTCTATCACTACCTCGGGGCATTCCTGCGCGTACGGATCCTCTATGCTCCCCTCGCCGTGGCACCTCGAGCAGAGATAGCGCGGATAATCGACCTCGCGGTTGATATAGAAATAGGTAAAGTCGGAAGCGGGCGCGACACCCTGGGCGTCATCGACTATCATCTCGTCGATCTGGTTGAAAGCGAGAAAAGGATCGATATCGACCCTGAGCTGCTCGCCCGGCGCAGCGTCTCTGTTACCGGCAAGGTAGAGCAGCTCGTTGCCGTTGATCCTGTCGGCGTCGGTCACGGCTATCGCGTGTATATATTCTATGCCTGTTTTACCTCTGACTTCCCATGATATCCCCTTGCCCTTCTCGGGAAGGAAATATACTTCCTCGCCTTTCGATCTGCGGATTCTTCCGTCTTCAGGGTAGAGGAGCTGTATCATACCCTCGCTGTCTATATTATAGATGATGACGTAGGCGTCTCTGCTTGTGCGGAAGGTCAGGTTGATGTCCCGGCCCTCCCTGAGGACCGAACCTTTGCCTCCGACGAGCCGGATCGCCACGTCTACATCTTCACGGGCGACGGTATCCCTCGCGGGCGTTGCCCGTGTCACCTCAACAGGCGAAGCATCCAATACGCTCAATGGGACGATAATAAAAGCCAGAAGGAAGAGCAGTAGCTTGCGGTTCATAACCCTCACTCCTTCCAGGGGGTGTTCGAAATTCTGTTCCCGCGATTCCAACTGGCACGGTGGCGCGGCGAACGGTACTACTATACTTCATATAGATTATAGTAGTTTTATGGCGAATTGACAAGTCAAACCTCTTTTGCCGGCTCTTCCCGGCGCCTCGGCTGAGGGCCCCGAAACCCTTTGCCCGGCATCGATTCGCGGCAGGTCCGATCCGTCATTTGACGCCTCTATTATATTAGACGTCGGGAAGAGGTGAAAAGTTTCCATTTTTTGCCCTCCCGCGTGTCCGGGGCGTCAACCGGAGCGGTAAGTATAATTTCTGTCGAAGTGAAACTAACTTGACCGTTTACGGGTAGAATGATAATGTGCGCGTTGAAATGGAAAAAGGAGGACCACTATGGGGTATGACGGGATGCCGCTCTTTCTTCAGATGTCGGGAAGCTTTACAGATCTGATTGCCAATACGGGGACGCTGGCGAAGACGATACTCGCTCTTCTGCTCGTGCTCTCGGTCGTCTCGTGGACGATAATCTTCGAGAAGATAAGGTTTTTCAGAAAGGCTTCGAAGCAGAGCGGAAGATTCAGGCGTATATTCGAGGAAGAAAGATCTATCGCCTCTCTCACTGAAAAGACGAAGGGGATGAGTGAATCGCCCGAGGCGGCGATGGCGGGGTATATCGGAAAAGAGATCGGGAGCGGCGAGCTCAGCGACATGAAAAATCTCGACAGCTATATCGACGCCGGGATGGATTCGATCATCTCGGACTGGGAATCATACCTTATATTCCTTTCAACGACCGCTTCGGTCTCTCCCTTTCTCGGTCTTCTCGGGACGGTGTGGGGGATCATGAGCTCCTTTCTCAGCATGGGCGTAAGGGGCTCGGCGAACCTCTACGTGATAGGCCCGGGGATCGCCGACGCGCTGATAACGACGATCTTCGGTCTTGGCGCTGCTATTCCCGCGGTGATCGGGTATAACTATATCCTTCGCGTGGTAAGGAGAAAGGAAGAGGAACTCTCTTCTTTCTCGGTTCGTCTGAGAAGCCGCATCCTCGACGGCCGCTACAGCGATATCGGCCAGTCAGGCGGAAGGTAGAGGGAGGCAGGGATGAAACATAAAAGATACTCATCGATGGCTGATATAAATATCACCAATCTTGTCGACGTGATGATGGTCATGCTAATCGTTTTCATGCTTACAGCTCCTTTTCTCCAGGCCGGCGTGAAACTGAACCTCCCCGAAGCGGAGGCGAAGGTGATCGAGGAACAGGAAGGGATCACAGTCTCAGTCGACGAGGCTGGTGAGATCTTCATAGGCAAGGAGAAGGTAGCCTGGCGCGATTTTTCGGCCGAGCTAAAGAAAGCTCTCGAGACGAACGCCCCGAGAGTCTTTCTCAGGGCCGACAAGGAGACGA from Candidatus Krumholzibacteriota bacterium harbors:
- a CDS encoding MotA/TolQ/ExbB proton channel family protein, with translation MGYDGMPLFLQMSGSFTDLIANTGTLAKTILALLLVLSVVSWTIIFEKIRFFRKASKQSGRFRRIFEEERSIASLTEKTKGMSESPEAAMAGYIGKEIGSGELSDMKNLDSYIDAGMDSIISDWESYLIFLSTTASVSPFLGLLGTVWGIMSSFLSMGVRGSANLYVIGPGIADALITTIFGLGAAIPAVIGYNYILRVVRRKEEELSSFSVRLRSRILDGRYSDIGQSGGR
- a CDS encoding T9SS type A sorting domain-containing protein, which translates into the protein MKVRSSSLVITGIFIFIIIFMPLTCARGQVLSLWANEQRTAACVTGVPVMAPYDIYVFLDPGAGGAMAVEYRIDSPPGTHSIIGTENGDFISCSMGDPFLEGVSLAFSTCQIDPVCLQKLTVLPLSADVAYFNFAPHADTGLLAVATCESGYPKEAASALNQFVFNYCEHTPPYISAIEAYSPISIRVDFNPCVNTWASRSYYTHFTMYDVSSPADTARFIEAYQEVDTSGALYLVTEAPMVEGTTYRLEADDVCCDCNGCGDSWLEWTYGGGFSDLPDLDIITFRTPEVMPDSCASIPIEFLVVNNGSAAASEFDILIEYYDYPGIYLTLFHDTYFDLGPGSSVGGTIYIDSPDYLDKQFSFLIKTDTGGEVEEWIEFNNNYASANRSHNPSIISVEDCPGDYGGMVTLRFSSSFIDDIFSGPRVDYEIYRRDLLGAAWTCIDTLPGTDDPEYEVIVATEADSTQEDGVVWSAFMVNALVDYGAESYMSCPDSGYSVNDLGEVATALVSSSLSIEGDLIVLAWEVSSIDRPQGAAFRIERSEGQGPFEMIEDAVITAEGMNFRFNDRDVVPGKSYRYRVYSLDGSGERRLLFETQSASISAAPLVLTQNSPNPFNPSTEIRYCLSARSFVNLNIYDVSGRLVICLVSETVGSGWHTASWNGMDSAGGRAASGIYIYRIEAGKERVSKKMVLLR
- a CDS encoding SIR2 family protein, with product MHFVESKNIYDIYREIKSPINLFVGAGISVPEPSCLPLTLGIAKSILRMDWFGGDERFPVEDDNLIQRIAKKVRMEHLLSIYHKWRGHDPGNLITQFGEARPNYYHKKIAQLVKEEIVQRIFTTNFDLCLEKAFRDEEIPFQQIIDREDYLNPDKNKIQIVKLHGSVVLSEGKYFTKGLITTLESISREIPVWKASCLSKNIEENGLVCIGYSGNDSFDINPVLRAGRNSKIAWVFRRQPDPEDYREAIQTLEMSPKSQAIVSDIPTFLGEKQKLKMPENDFAFKPVVNLSERFHPSIVLGKILEESGEYEEAKEYYLNVITLSTGSNYWMVEILDLQRSWAVCYYETGDYDKTLELLSVGQMMLLDYKKRVSEKKGGILPAEKMLILEEELLYGEEFMVTYKMLNNMEKVQSMEKTLFKTLNELEKLSGPQTTHRSRLLFNSISVDFHLVETLGKTDFVEAKEYLENSLEMKKEIGDLIGTILVLGKLSIINLYLGDIPAAQDVLLKCIVTIRKANTYVATDFPQKIKSILSVVFFQHFTAGYCPVNTRVRWDTIDKKLMQKFENSLNDLLFNIPVENLDRKGFIEFIERESDLNHILRSIRNSVLRKDNLLKDEVDEFVRKYGISVITPDDKILQYRAVLEIMNPEDTNGYYATKYGQWEAIGSQYEKAGDYFQAAASYQNALDGAENMMIDIMFTQVVKDHGIEYLKQAIDRVSSKIGMSGM
- a CDS encoding DUF4384 domain-containing protein — its product is MNRKLLLFLLAFIIVPLSVLDASPVEVTRATPARDTVAREDVDVAIRLVGGKGSVLREGRDINLTFRTSRDAYVIIYNIDSEGMIQLLYPEDGRIRRSKGEEVYFLPEKGKGISWEVRGKTGIEYIHAIAVTDADRINGNELLYLAGNRDAAPGEQLRVDIDPFLAFNQIDEMIVDDAQGVAPASDFTYFYINREVDYPRYLCSRCHGEGSIEDPYAQECPEVVIEKMIYEQDPVYPFPPLFSIQHVDDSDDGDYALNYYDDNLSNDWGDYDTYDDSKVYLSIYYTDYDYPYGFYYPQYRSWYAYNYDPWGWDYWDPWYGGGFYFSFGWNDFYYHHIPFYSWYDYRYNYYAWNSWYGYGGFCGYPCYSDYYHRDRRPLYGARDFKKRSIDYAMVTRTNNRRDRIADSRDARRTKTLSPDARIPSGTVRDRTIGGSAVSSRVRDASITGIRPATRTTYDRDVKRQVIHGDARRVRTAGDARTTRRTYDPATTRTRTNTRDRDPAINPNTRGNTIDRRSGGSKERDATRSGSSTTRDRTGSSSNSKSSTTTRKNSSPTRTRSSGTKKTERETSSSVRKSSSSSSSSSSTARSSSSSSSSRSSSSGGSSSRSSSSGGSSGRRR
- a CDS encoding biopolymer transporter ExbD; translation: MADINITNLVDVMMVMLIVFMLTAPFLQAGVKLNLPEAEAKVIEEQEGITVSVDEAGEIFIGKEKVAWRDFSAELKKALETNAPRVFLRADKETKYGHVMRVIARIKMMGIEDLGLIAEQEDSG